In a genomic window of Flavobacterium crassostreae:
- a CDS encoding homogentisate 1,2-dioxygenase, with amino-acid sequence MPLYHKLGNFPDKRHTQFTKPDGSFYYEQLFGTEGFHGHASLSYHLHRPTQVKEILTSYSVEPKIAIAKNIQSLLLKGFELRPQEDFLQSRKAMLVNSDCIIGLAAPQKSLTEYFYKNADADEMLFIHRGQGKLRTMLGNLRFKAGDYLIIPRGIIYQIELDTPDNRLFYVESTAPFYTPKRYKNESGQHLEHAPFCERDFILPTELETHDQKGDFVIKIKKQGMLHELLYATHPFDVVGWDGYNYPYGLSIHNFEPITGRVHQPPPVHQTFETANFVVCSFVPRLYDYHPKAIAAPYNHSNIDSDEVLYYVDGDFMSRNNIEQGHITLHPKGIPHGPAPGAMERSIGQTQTQELAVMVDTFKPLMVTQEAMNLEDGQYYKSWVE; translated from the coding sequence ATGCCATTATATCATAAATTAGGAAATTTTCCAGACAAAAGACACACCCAGTTCACCAAACCAGACGGTAGTTTTTATTACGAACAATTGTTTGGCACCGAAGGTTTTCATGGACACGCCTCATTGTCTTACCACTTGCACAGACCCACGCAAGTAAAAGAAATACTTACATCCTATAGCGTAGAACCCAAAATAGCCATAGCCAAAAACATACAATCCCTACTCCTAAAAGGATTTGAATTACGACCACAAGAAGATTTTTTGCAAAGCCGAAAAGCCATGTTAGTCAATTCCGATTGCATCATAGGCTTGGCAGCACCCCAAAAATCCCTAACCGAATATTTTTATAAAAACGCCGATGCAGACGAGATGCTCTTTATCCATCGCGGACAAGGAAAGCTCCGCACCATGTTAGGCAACCTGCGTTTCAAGGCAGGAGACTACCTGATTATTCCGCGCGGAATCATCTACCAAATAGAGCTAGACACCCCAGACAACCGCCTCTTTTATGTAGAATCCACCGCCCCATTTTATACCCCAAAACGCTACAAAAACGAGTCTGGACAACACCTAGAGCACGCCCCCTTTTGCGAACGCGATTTTATACTCCCCACAGAGCTCGAAACACACGACCAAAAAGGCGATTTTGTAATCAAAATCAAAAAACAAGGCATGCTTCACGAGCTACTCTACGCCACCCATCCCTTTGATGTAGTAGGCTGGGACGGCTATAACTATCCGTACGGACTAAGCATCCATAATTTTGAACCCATAACCGGCCGAGTACACCAACCACCACCAGTGCACCAAACCTTTGAAACAGCCAACTTTGTAGTCTGCTCCTTCGTTCCAAGACTCTACGATTACCACCCCAAAGCCATTGCTGCACCCTACAACCACAGCAATATAGACAGCGACGAAGTACTGTACTACGTAGACGGAGACTTCATGAGCCGCAATAACATAGAACAAGGACACATCACCCTGCACCCCAAAGGCATCCCACACGGTCCCGCCCCCGGAGCCATGGAGCGCAGCATAGGCCAAACACAAACCCAAGAACTAGCCGTAATGGTAGACACCTTTAAGCCACTTATGGTAACCCAAGAAGCCATGAATCTAGAAGATGGGCAATACTACAAATCCTGGGTAGAATAG
- the hppD gene encoding 4-hydroxyphenylpyruvate dioxygenase, whose amino-acid sequence MAKEIQSVDYGLEKIFQGAQDFLPLLGTDYLEFYVGNAKQSAHYYKTAFGYQSLAYAGLETGVKDRTSYVLKQDKIRIVLTTPLTPDSPIHEHLKKHGDGVKVAALWVEDATSAYHETIQRGARSFLEPTIEKDQHGEVVRSGIYTYGETVHIFVERKNYHGVFLPGYQPWQSDYNPEPTGLKYIDHIVGNVGWNQMNTWVKFYEEVMGFVNFLSFDDKQITTEYSALMSKVMSNGNGRIKFPINEPAKGKKKSQIEEYLDFYGGPGIQHIAIATDDIIATVKKLKARGVTFLSAPPATYYQAIPERLGEHMKMMKEDLQEIEQLAIMVDADEEGYLLQIFTKPVQDRPTLFFEIIQRMGAKGFGAGNFKALFESIEREQQLRGTL is encoded by the coding sequence ATGGCAAAAGAAATACAATCCGTAGACTACGGACTAGAAAAAATATTCCAAGGCGCCCAAGACTTTTTACCCTTGCTAGGCACCGATTACCTAGAATTTTATGTCGGAAACGCCAAACAATCCGCCCATTATTACAAAACCGCTTTTGGATACCAATCCTTAGCCTACGCCGGATTAGAAACCGGAGTCAAAGACAGAACCTCCTATGTTCTAAAACAAGACAAAATCCGCATCGTACTCACCACCCCATTAACCCCAGACTCCCCCATTCACGAACATCTAAAAAAACACGGAGACGGCGTAAAAGTAGCCGCCCTATGGGTAGAAGACGCCACCAGCGCCTACCACGAAACCATCCAACGTGGCGCCAGATCTTTCCTAGAACCCACCATCGAAAAAGACCAACACGGAGAAGTAGTGCGCTCGGGTATATATACCTACGGCGAAACCGTGCATATTTTTGTAGAACGCAAAAATTACCATGGCGTTTTCTTGCCAGGCTACCAACCCTGGCAATCCGACTACAACCCAGAACCAACCGGACTAAAATACATAGACCATATAGTGGGCAACGTAGGCTGGAACCAAATGAATACTTGGGTAAAATTCTACGAAGAAGTAATGGGTTTTGTCAACTTCCTTTCCTTTGATGACAAACAAATCACCACCGAATATTCGGCCCTAATGAGTAAAGTAATGTCCAACGGAAACGGGCGCATCAAATTTCCAATCAACGAGCCCGCCAAAGGAAAGAAAAAATCCCAGATTGAAGAGTACTTAGACTTCTATGGAGGACCCGGCATACAACACATCGCTATTGCCACAGATGACATTATTGCCACCGTAAAAAAACTCAAAGCAAGAGGCGTAACGTTTTTGTCTGCGCCCCCAGCAACGTATTACCAAGCAATTCCAGAACGCTTAGGAGAACACATGAAAATGATGAAAGAAGACCTGCAAGAAATAGAACAATTAGCCATCATGGTCGATGCAGACGAAGAAGGCTATTTATTGCAAATATTTACGAAACCCGTACAAGACAGACCTACCTTATTTTTTGAAATCATACAAAGAATGGGTGCCAAGGGCTTTGGTGCAGGCAACTTTAAAGCCCTGTTTGAATCCATAGAAAGAGAGCAGCAATTGAGAGGAACGTTATAA
- a CDS encoding DUF3108 domain-containing protein codes for MKKILPLLLLLMTVSFDSRTPDAYAVGEWFKFRIHYGFVNAGYATLEVKESKISNKKVFHVIGKGYTTGMSRFFFKVEDLYESYIDKETGIPYRFVRNINEGGYKKNQEGFFNTATNQVLVKDYKNNNQKTVAIPQNTQDILSSFYYLRNHPEINKIKTGDSISINMFFDDETTKFKLKFVGRENITTKFGVVPAMIFKPLVQSGRVFKEKESLTVWISDDHNRLPVRIKADLAIGSLKADLDAYKGLNNPFKTH; via the coding sequence ATGAAAAAGATTCTTCCATTACTGTTGCTACTAATGACCGTAAGTTTTGATAGCCGTACACCAGATGCCTATGCTGTTGGAGAGTGGTTTAAGTTTCGTATTCATTACGGATTTGTAAACGCAGGATACGCTACCCTAGAGGTCAAAGAGAGTAAAATAAGCAACAAAAAAGTATTTCACGTTATTGGAAAAGGATATACCACCGGTATGTCTCGTTTTTTCTTTAAAGTAGAAGATTTGTACGAAAGTTATATAGACAAAGAAACCGGAATCCCGTATCGTTTTGTTAGAAACATCAATGAAGGAGGGTATAAAAAAAACCAAGAAGGATTTTTTAATACCGCCACCAACCAAGTACTGGTTAAAGATTATAAAAACAACAACCAAAAAACGGTTGCCATACCCCAAAACACACAAGATATTTTATCCTCGTTTTATTATTTAAGAAACCATCCCGAAATTAATAAAATCAAAACAGGAGACTCCATAAGTATTAACATGTTTTTTGATGACGAAACCACAAAATTTAAGTTAAAATTTGTGGGTCGTGAAAATATTACCACTAAATTTGGCGTTGTACCAGCAATGATTTTTAAGCCACTAGTGCAATCTGGACGGGTATTTAAAGAAAAAGAAAGTCTAACGGTTTGGATTTCAGATGACCACAACAGATTGCCAGTAAGGATAAAAGCCGATCTAGCAATAGGGTCATTAAAAGCCGACCTAGATGCTTATAAAGGATTAAACAATCCGTTTAAAACACACTAA
- a CDS encoding tryptophan 2,3-dioxygenase family protein yields the protein MNSTEDREAILKEIELKYDAINQSTTTQLEGLLWAKPINYWDYIQTDALLSLQTQRTVLPDEMVFILYHQVNELIFKMILWEIQQIGEAQNIRAAFFTERLMRISRYFDMLTTSFVIMEEGMDVTQYMKFRNTLTPASGFQSAQYRLIEFSSTNLINLIDYRFREKMDPNPSCEDAFEHLYWQAAGKNYQTGEKSFLLQEFERKYKHVFLRHMEQYKSMNIWQKYQQLPKSDQNNPELIQAMRHLDHTVNIKWVMQHLNVAIKYIENSGQGDGEATGGSDWKKYMHPKYQRRIFFPELWSTEELKNWGTEKNKSN from the coding sequence ATGAATAGTACCGAAGATAGAGAAGCTATTTTAAAAGAAATTGAACTAAAATACGATGCTATAAATCAAAGCACTACCACCCAATTAGAAGGATTACTTTGGGCCAAACCAATAAATTACTGGGATTACATCCAGACAGATGCATTATTGAGTTTGCAAACCCAAAGAACGGTGCTTCCGGACGAAATGGTCTTCATTCTTTACCACCAAGTAAATGAATTGATTTTTAAGATGATTCTATGGGAAATCCAACAAATAGGAGAGGCACAGAACATTCGTGCGGCCTTTTTTACCGAAAGGTTAATGCGCATAAGCAGGTATTTTGATATGTTAACCACCTCTTTTGTTATCATGGAAGAAGGAATGGACGTAACACAATACATGAAATTTAGAAATACCTTAACCCCTGCTAGCGGATTTCAAAGTGCACAATATAGGTTGATTGAATTTTCATCTACCAATTTGATCAATTTGATAGATTATCGTTTTAGAGAAAAAATGGATCCAAACCCGTCTTGCGAAGATGCTTTTGAACATTTGTACTGGCAAGCTGCGGGCAAAAATTACCAAACGGGCGAAAAATCTTTTTTATTACAAGAATTTGAACGCAAGTACAAGCACGTTTTTTTAAGACACATGGAGCAATACAAATCCATGAATATTTGGCAAAAATACCAACAACTACCAAAGTCCGATCAGAACAATCCAGAACTAATCCAAGCCATGCGCCATTTGGACCATACAGTTAATATCAAATGGGTTATGCAGCACCTAAACGTAGCCATAAAATACATCGAAAATAGCGGGCAAGGAGATGGTGAAGCCACCGGAGGAAGCGATTGGAAAAAATACATGCACCCAAAATACCAAAGAAGAATCTTTTTTCCAGAATTATGGAGTACCGAAGAATTAAAAAATTGGGGAACAGAAAAAAACAAATCAAATTAA
- a CDS encoding peptidoglycan DD-metalloendopeptidase family protein gives MKQVVIVIVALVTMLSCTKSEDKLEEDQPLAKGRIVAKNSDFGFNFSDFNVLQDTVQKGDTFGTIINKQNIGDRKVYQIVQSVKDTFDVRIIKPNRAYTLLRSKDKKNKLQLFVYQPDALSYYIFDLRDSIIVAHKKTRPITLRRRTIGGVLKGSLSETLENAGVEAALANRITKIYSWSIDFFKLKKGDRYGITFTEKFINDSIYDGVDNLEASFFEYKGKLVYAFPFVANPTTGKVEYYDEEGKTLRNFFLKTPIKFSRLTSRFTMNRFHPVQKRWKAHKGTDYAAPTGTPITTTASGVVEKTGYTAGNGNYVKVKHNGTYSTQYLHMSKILVRQGQHVNQGDVIGRVGSTGLATGPHVCYRFWKNGKQVDALKLNLPNGEPMNGNNKVRFMQKIAPLKLELDSIADL, from the coding sequence TTGAAGCAAGTAGTAATAGTTATCGTGGCATTAGTAACAATGCTTTCTTGTACTAAATCCGAAGATAAATTAGAGGAAGACCAACCTCTTGCAAAAGGTAGAATCGTAGCCAAAAACTCGGATTTTGGATTTAATTTTTCAGACTTTAACGTACTGCAAGATACCGTCCAAAAGGGAGATACCTTTGGAACCATAATAAACAAGCAAAACATAGGCGACAGAAAAGTATACCAAATTGTACAAAGCGTAAAAGACACCTTTGATGTCCGGATCATTAAACCCAATAGAGCCTATACCTTATTGCGTTCTAAGGACAAAAAAAACAAATTACAATTATTTGTCTACCAACCAGACGCATTGAGCTACTATATTTTTGATTTGCGAGATTCCATCATAGTTGCCCACAAAAAAACCAGACCAATAACCCTTAGAAGGCGTACCATAGGAGGTGTTCTAAAGGGCTCTTTGTCTGAAACCCTAGAAAACGCAGGTGTCGAAGCCGCACTTGCCAATCGGATCACTAAAATATACTCTTGGTCTATTGATTTTTTTAAATTAAAAAAAGGAGACCGTTACGGCATTACCTTTACCGAAAAGTTTATCAACGATTCCATCTATGATGGTGTAGACAATCTCGAAGCTTCGTTTTTTGAATACAAAGGCAAACTGGTTTATGCCTTTCCGTTTGTAGCCAATCCCACAACCGGAAAAGTAGAATACTATGACGAAGAAGGCAAAACATTGCGTAACTTTTTTCTAAAAACACCAATCAAATTTAGCAGGCTAACCTCAAGGTTTACAATGAATAGATTCCATCCGGTACAAAAAAGATGGAAGGCCCACAAAGGAACCGATTATGCCGCCCCTACAGGAACCCCAATTACCACAACAGCCTCGGGAGTAGTAGAAAAAACAGGATACACAGCCGGAAACGGAAACTACGTAAAGGTCAAACACAATGGCACCTATTCTACACAATATTTGCACATGTCTAAAATACTAGTCCGGCAAGGGCAGCATGTCAACCAAGGCGACGTTATAGGTCGAGTAGGCAGTACAGGACTAGCAACAGGGCCACATGTTTGTTATCGATTCTGGAAAAACGGAAAACAAGTCGATGCTTTAAAATTAAACTTACCCAACGGAGAACCCATGAACGGAAACAACAAAGTCCGCTTTATGCAAAAGATAGCCCCGCTTAAGTTGGAGTTGGATAGCATTGCGGATTTATAA
- the pgi gene encoding glucose-6-phosphate isomerase, with protein sequence MALQTINPTTTASWAKLREHFELIQNTTMQEMFQQDPDRAEKFGIKWNDFLLDYSKNRISTKTMSLLLDLASELDLKNAIKDYFAGEPINKTENRAVLHTALRAQKTDVINVDGTNIVPAVYEVKDKIKAFSHQVISGNQKGYTHKAFTDVVNIGIGGSDLGPAMAVEALGYYRNHLNIHFVSNIDGDHVHEIIKKIHPETTLFVLVSKTFTTQETLTNAQTIKKWFLQTAKQEDVAKHFVAVSTNIPKTTEFGIHPDNVFPMWDWVGGRFSLWSAVGLSVSLAVGYKNFEDLLRGANEMDTHFKTTDLDQNMPVILALLSIWYNNFFGAQTEAIIPYTQYLQKLAPYLQQGIMESNGKSVGRDCKTVNYQTGTIIWGEPGTNAQHAFFQLLHQGTKLIPSDFIGFKTPLYGNTEHHDKLMANFFAQTQALMQGKAAEQVQAECQQQGMTAEEIKFITAFKTFQGNKPTNALLIEKLTPKTLGALLALYEHKIFVQGIIWNIFSFDQWGVELGKQLANTILEEITTQKVSAQDSSTTALLKYYLNK encoded by the coding sequence ATGGCCTTACAAACAATTAATCCTACAACAACCGCATCTTGGGCTAAGCTTAGGGAGCATTTTGAACTAATTCAAAATACAACCATGCAAGAAATGTTCCAACAAGATCCTGATAGAGCCGAAAAATTCGGTATAAAATGGAATGATTTTTTGTTAGACTATTCCAAAAACAGAATCAGTACCAAAACCATGTCTTTGCTACTGGATCTAGCCTCAGAATTAGATCTCAAAAACGCCATTAAAGACTACTTTGCTGGAGAGCCAATCAATAAAACCGAAAATAGAGCCGTGCTTCATACTGCTCTAAGAGCCCAAAAAACAGACGTCATAAATGTAGATGGTACCAATATTGTTCCAGCAGTTTATGAAGTAAAAGACAAAATAAAAGCATTTAGTCATCAGGTTATATCAGGCAACCAAAAAGGCTATACGCACAAAGCCTTTACAGATGTGGTAAATATAGGTATTGGAGGATCGGATCTGGGACCTGCCATGGCAGTAGAGGCTTTAGGGTATTACAGAAACCATCTGAATATTCATTTTGTATCCAATATAGATGGAGATCATGTCCATGAAATTATAAAAAAGATCCATCCCGAAACAACTCTTTTTGTACTAGTATCTAAAACATTTACCACCCAAGAAACCCTCACAAATGCCCAAACCATCAAGAAATGGTTTTTACAGACTGCAAAGCAAGAAGATGTAGCCAAACATTTTGTTGCAGTGTCTACCAATATTCCAAAAACAACAGAATTTGGTATCCATCCAGACAATGTTTTTCCAATGTGGGATTGGGTTGGTGGTCGTTTTTCGCTCTGGAGTGCCGTTGGTCTTAGCGTTAGTTTGGCCGTAGGGTATAAAAATTTTGAAGATTTATTGCGTGGAGCCAATGAGATGGACACCCATTTTAAAACCACCGATTTGGATCAAAACATGCCAGTAATTCTGGCTTTATTGAGTATTTGGTACAATAATTTTTTTGGAGCCCAAACCGAAGCAATCATTCCGTACACGCAGTATTTACAAAAACTAGCGCCCTATTTGCAACAAGGCATTATGGAGAGTAACGGCAAAAGTGTAGGTAGAGACTGCAAAACAGTAAACTACCAAACCGGAACCATTATTTGGGGGGAGCCAGGCACCAATGCACAACACGCTTTTTTTCAGTTACTACACCAAGGTACCAAACTAATTCCTTCAGATTTTATTGGATTTAAAACGCCTTTGTACGGAAACACAGAACATCATGACAAGCTAATGGCTAACTTTTTTGCCCAAACTCAAGCCTTAATGCAAGGCAAAGCAGCAGAACAAGTGCAAGCAGAATGCCAACAACAAGGAATGACAGCCGAGGAGATAAAATTTATAACAGCCTTTAAAACATTTCAGGGCAACAAACCCACCAATGCACTATTGATAGAGAAGTTGACCCCTAAAACACTAGGAGCACTCTTGGCGTTATATGAGCATAAAATTTTTGTGCAAGGAATAATTTGGAATATTTTTAGCTTTGATCAATGGGGCGTAGAATTAGGCAAGCAATTGGCCAATACCATTCTAGAAGAAATCACTACCCAAAAAGTAAGTGCTCAGGATAGCTCCACAACAGCTTTGCTAAAGTATTATTTAAATAAATAA
- a CDS encoding septal ring lytic transglycosylase RlpA family protein: MKRLFTLFFLMALISVANSQNTLANKPKTTLQKALTAKDTLKKNKVVVVAPSEPAKDTLAEKWGSLSPYKTDAHASYYADKFHGKKTASGVPFDMRKYTAAHKKFPFGTKLKITNQANGKAVVVEVNDRGPFVKSREIDLSKRAFMEIAKNKAIGVMTVTIEVFSKP; encoded by the coding sequence ATGAAAAGATTATTTACCCTATTTTTTTTAATGGCCCTTATTAGCGTAGCAAACAGTCAAAATACTCTAGCCAACAAACCAAAGACCACCCTACAAAAAGCACTTACCGCCAAAGACACCCTCAAAAAAAACAAAGTTGTAGTGGTTGCCCCGTCAGAACCCGCCAAAGATACCCTAGCCGAAAAATGGGGCAGTCTAAGTCCTTATAAAACTGATGCACACGCATCCTACTATGCCGATAAATTTCATGGAAAGAAAACCGCAAGTGGCGTTCCTTTTGACATGCGAAAATATACCGCAGCCCATAAAAAATTTCCGTTTGGCACCAAATTAAAAATAACCAATCAAGCCAATGGCAAAGCAGTAGTGGTAGAGGTAAATGACCGAGGTCCCTTTGTAAAATCAAGAGAAATTGACCTATCCAAAAGGGCGTTTATGGAAATTGCCAAAAACAAAGCCATAGGAGTAATGACCGTAACCATAGAGGTGTTTTCAAAACCATAG
- a CDS encoding CYTH domain-containing protein has product MVEIERKFLVNSAAFKELAYAEKRIKQGYLSSVPERTVRVRIKDNRGFLTIKGASSASGMSRFEWEKEIAILEAESLLLLCEKGIIDKTRYEVNFGGHLFEIDVFYGLNDGLVVAEIELQSELEHFEKPLWLGKEVTNDARYYNAYLSNNPFGSW; this is encoded by the coding sequence ATGGTAGAAATAGAACGTAAATTTTTGGTAAACTCAGCGGCTTTTAAAGAGCTGGCCTATGCTGAAAAAAGAATCAAACAGGGGTATTTGAGTTCGGTTCCGGAAAGAACCGTTAGGGTGCGCATTAAAGACAATCGGGGGTTTTTGACCATCAAGGGCGCCTCTAGTGCTAGTGGCATGTCTCGGTTTGAATGGGAAAAGGAAATTGCAATTCTGGAGGCGGAAAGCCTTTTATTGCTTTGTGAAAAAGGCATTATTGACAAAACCCGTTATGAAGTGAATTTTGGTGGCCATCTCTTTGAAATTGATGTGTTTTATGGCCTCAATGACGGTTTGGTTGTTGCCGAAATTGAACTCCAATCTGAGTTGGAACACTTTGAAAAGCCGTTGTGGCTGGGCAAAGAGGTGACCAACGATGCTCGGTATTACAATGCGTATTTGAGCAACAATCCTTTTGGGTCTTGGTGA
- the dinB gene encoding DNA polymerase IV: MDTAATNRKIIHIDMDAFYAAVEQMDNPSLRGKPIAVGGSENRGVVAAASYEARKFGVHSAISGIMAKKNCPELIFVPPRFERYKEISKKIHKIFQEYTDLVEPLSLDEAYLDVTQNKKGNSSASLLAQEIRTRIFNEVGLTASAGISVNKFVAKIASDYHKPNGQKTVNPDQVIAFLENLPIRKFYGVGKVTTQKMYQLGIFTGLELKSKSIAFLEKHFGKSGTYYYHVVRGVHNSPVKPNRISKSVAAEHTFDTNLTSEIFMLEQLEILAATLERRLKNNHISGKTITLKIKYSDFAQQTRSKTLAYFIADKGLILETVKELLYQERMKNSVRLLGIAMSNLNTENKKAVVVQLQFPFSY, translated from the coding sequence ATGGATACTGCCGCTACCAACCGAAAAATAATACACATAGACATGGACGCCTTTTATGCGGCAGTGGAACAAATGGACAACCCCTCCTTGAGAGGCAAACCCATAGCAGTAGGCGGCTCCGAGAACAGAGGCGTAGTGGCAGCAGCTAGTTACGAAGCCAGAAAATTTGGTGTACATAGTGCCATAAGCGGCATAATGGCCAAAAAAAACTGTCCAGAACTTATATTTGTGCCCCCAAGATTTGAGAGATATAAAGAAATCTCAAAAAAAATCCATAAAATATTCCAAGAATACACCGATTTAGTAGAACCCCTCTCCCTAGACGAAGCCTATTTAGACGTTACCCAAAACAAAAAAGGCAATAGCAGTGCCAGTTTATTGGCGCAAGAAATCCGAACACGCATTTTTAACGAAGTAGGATTAACCGCCTCGGCAGGCATATCGGTCAATAAATTTGTAGCCAAAATTGCCAGTGATTACCACAAACCCAACGGACAAAAAACAGTAAATCCAGACCAAGTGATTGCTTTTTTAGAAAACCTACCCATTCGTAAATTTTACGGAGTAGGAAAAGTCACCACCCAAAAGATGTACCAACTAGGCATTTTTACAGGCCTAGAGTTAAAAAGCAAATCCATAGCATTTTTAGAAAAACACTTCGGTAAATCGGGCACTTATTATTACCATGTAGTCCGAGGCGTGCATAATAGTCCGGTAAAACCCAATAGAATTTCAAAATCGGTAGCGGCCGAACACACCTTTGATACCAATCTAACATCCGAGATTTTTATGTTAGAACAATTAGAAATACTAGCAGCAACTTTAGAAAGAAGACTCAAAAACAACCATATATCCGGCAAAACCATCACCTTAAAAATAAAATATAGTGATTTTGCCCAACAAACACGAAGCAAAACCCTGGCTTATTTTATAGCAGACAAAGGGCTGATTTTAGAAACTGTCAAAGAGTTGCTTTATCAAGAGCGCATGAAAAATTCGGTTCGGTTGTTGGGTATTGCGATGAGTAATTTGAATACCGAGAATAAAAAAGCCGTTGTTGTACAACTTCAATTTCCGTTTTCGTATTAA
- a CDS encoding PAS domain-containing protein — MIHLKDYDNGVAKFHQEFHLNATPLFSWNFYGTVLQQLRNANLDTQKIDQIAATFKWESANWELKKALYEDVIVVTDPALKIVFSSQNMVKMNGYKAEEVVGKTPRMFQGKDTCIETSKEIKIAIQKQLPFEKKVLNYKKNGDPYYCIIKGFPIFNKKGFLSHFIAFEKTA; from the coding sequence ATGATACATCTTAAGGATTATGATAACGGAGTAGCCAAGTTCCATCAAGAGTTCCATCTAAATGCTACACCCTTATTCTCTTGGAATTTTTATGGTACCGTATTGCAGCAGTTAAGGAATGCAAATTTAGACACCCAAAAAATAGATCAAATTGCGGCAACCTTCAAGTGGGAATCGGCAAACTGGGAATTAAAAAAAGCTCTCTATGAAGACGTAATAGTGGTAACAGATCCTGCTCTAAAGATTGTTTTTTCGTCTCAAAACATGGTCAAAATGAACGGCTACAAAGCCGAGGAAGTTGTAGGTAAAACCCCAAGAATGTTTCAGGGCAAAGATACTTGCATAGAAACTTCAAAAGAAATCAAAATAGCCATCCAAAAGCAGCTTCCTTTTGAAAAAAAGGTACTGAATTACAAAAAAAATGGTGATCCTTATTATTGTATCATCAAAGGCTTTCCAATTTTTAACAAAAAGGGTTTTTTGTCTCATTTTATAGCTTTTGAGAAAACGGCATAA
- a CDS encoding Bax inhibitor-1/YccA family protein, producing the protein MNFKSKNPFLNNKSFSATTAAPKEQVHQATVIDYNQEMTLSGTINKTVLLFLLLIASAMVIWWMAFNGMNPIVPAIGGAVVGLLLVVVAAFKPQYSGYLAPGYALFEGLFIGGISAIFEARYPGIVIQAVGATFVTFGVCLGLYRFKIVKVTEQFKSVVVAATLAIATYYLISWVVSMFTSFQPVHYGNSMMSIGISVFVIIIAALNLFLDFDRIEKGVAEKMPKYMEWFGAMGLMITLVWLYIEFLRLLSKLSSKD; encoded by the coding sequence ATGAATTTCAAATCAAAAAATCCTTTTTTAAATAACAAATCTTTTTCGGCCACAACAGCTGCCCCAAAAGAACAAGTGCATCAAGCTACTGTTATCGATTACAATCAAGAGATGACCTTATCTGGAACCATCAATAAAACAGTGCTGTTATTTTTGTTACTTATAGCCTCAGCCATGGTTATTTGGTGGATGGCCTTTAACGGAATGAATCCGATAGTTCCTGCCATAGGAGGCGCAGTGGTTGGATTATTATTAGTTGTTGTTGCCGCTTTTAAACCCCAATATTCGGGCTATTTAGCTCCTGGATATGCCTTATTTGAAGGATTATTTATAGGAGGAATTTCGGCCATATTTGAAGCCCGTTATCCCGGCATAGTAATCCAAGCCGTAGGAGCAACCTTTGTTACCTTTGGAGTGTGTTTGGGTCTGTACCGATTTAAGATTGTAAAGGTAACGGAACAATTTAAATCTGTAGTAGTAGCCGCTACATTAGCCATAGCAACCTATTACCTTATTTCTTGGGTGGTTTCTATGTTTACTAGTTTTCAACCTGTGCATTATGGCAACTCCATGATGAGCATCGGAATTAGTGTTTTTGTAATTATTATTGCTGCTCTGAATTTGTTTTTGGACTTTGATAGAATTGAAAAAGGAGTGGCCGAGAAAATGCCAAAATACATGGAATGGTTTGGCGCTATGGGCCTTATGATCACCTTAGTATGGCTATATATTGAGTTTTTGAGACTGCTCTCTAAACTCTCTAGCAAGGACTAA